A portion of the Carassius carassius chromosome 42, fCarCar2.1, whole genome shotgun sequence genome contains these proteins:
- the LOC132124311 gene encoding potassium voltage-gated channel subfamily C member 1 produces MSSVGVFSLKACDGSSEKIVINVGGVKYETHTSTLMALPGSRLANLVDTKKPPSELFFDRNPEVFGHVLQYYRSGKLHCPTNLCGLLLEEEFAFWGVSGTDVEPCCWATFRQNKDTVEALAQIEPSVMEKDEGPGQNHQSRNSRAWMQKIWVLFDNPYSSITAKVIAIISLFFILLSFTAFSLQTEPNRYIFPFNIFQTGNSTGKCMGTLLVDSLDVVELVCSVWFVFEFVMRVVSCPSKPRFFMNVMNIVDLLALFPWFSRCCSSMNCWKAMSFLHIMRCIRVFRIFKLLQHVFGVRVLNHALRASATSLCTLPLMFLICTLVFGTMVFFTELENEHMYFINISSCFWWAVVTLTTVGYGDLIPISGPGKLVGCLCAMVGVLLIILPVPIIVNNFIKFSSLLKTKYSMPRKKEKHIVDTARSSSA; encoded by the exons ATGAGTTCTGTGGGCGTTTTCTCATTGAAAGCCTGTGATGGCAGTAgtgaaaaaatagtaataaatgtCGGTGGGGTTAAATATGAGACCCACACAAGCACCCTAATGGCCCTTCCAGGGTCCCGTCTTGCCAATCTGGTGGACACTAAGAAGCCTCCCTCAGAGCTTTTTTTTGATCGCAACCCTGAAGTCTTCGGCCATGTGCTGCAGTACTACAGAAGTGGGAAGCTGCACTGCCCCACCAACTTGTGTGGGCTACTGCTGGAGGAGGAGTTCGCTTTCTGGGGTGTTAGTGGCACAGATGTGGAGCCCTGCTGCTGGGCGACATTTCGACAGAACAAAGATACTGTAGAGGCTTTGGCTCAGATTGAACCTTCAGTGATGGAGAAAGATGAGGGACCAGGTCAAAACCACCAATCCAGAAACTCCAGAGCTTGGATGCAGAAGATATGGGTTCTCTTTGACAATCCATATTCATCCATCACCGCCAAA GTCATTGCGATCATATCTCTGTTCTTCATCCTGCTCTCTTTCACCGCATTCTCTCTGCAAACAGAACCCAATAGATATATTTTCCCCTTTAACATTTTTCAGACAGGCAACTCAACTGGAAAGTGTATGGGGACCCTTCTTGTAGATTCTCTGGACGTGGTGGAGTTAGTGTGTTCGGTGTGGTTTGTGTTTGAGTTTGTGATGCGTGTAGTCAGCTGTCCAAGCAAACCACGCTTCTTCATGAATGTTATGAACATCGTCGACCTGCTGGCCCTGTTCCCGTGGTTCTCGCGGTGCTGCTCCAGTATGAACTGCTGGAAGGCGATGAGCTTTTTGCATATAATGCGATGCATACGTGTCTTTCGCATCTTCAAGCTGTTGCAGCATGTGTTCGGCGTGAGAGTGCTCAACCACGCACTTCGCGCCAGTGCAACATCTCTCTGCACGCTGCCTCTTATGTTCTTAATCTGCACGCTCGTCTTTGGTACCATGGTTTTTTTCACAGAATTAGAAAATGAACATATGTACTTCATTAACATTTCCTCTTGTTTTTGGTGGGCAGTGGTCACTCTGACCACGGTGGGTTATGGAGACCTGATTCCTATATCAGGTCCAGGGAAGTTGGTAGGCTGTCTCTGTGCAATGGTTGGGGTTCTGCTCATCATCCTGCCTGTACCCATAATCGTCAACAACTTCATCAAGTTCAGCTCCCTACTCAAGACAAAGTACTCAATGCCCAGAAAGAAGGAGAAGCATATTGTAGATACAGCCCGCTCATCTTCTGCTTAG